GTTCCAGCCGAGGTAAAAGAGAAAGACCTTGAGAAGCTTAAGGAATTGGGTGTAAATGGCCTAAGGCTTCATTTTTCCTGGAAAGATATTGAGAAAGAAAAGGAAAAATTTGACTTTTCTTTTTATGACAGTCTAATTGATAAGGCAAAAGAAAATGGGTTTTTTGTTATAGCCGGGATTGGCTCTGGCTATAGCTCAATGCTTCCTTTTTGGATAGTAGAGGAAATAAAGGATGAGCTTAATGTTTTTTCATATATCCCAAAGCTCTCAAGGTTTGTAAATGAGGCTGTAGAGCAATTTAAGGGAAAGATAGATATATGGCAGGCTGAAAATGAGATAAACCATACATCATTCCATGTTGTGAATGGTTGGAGGGAAAAATCTTGGGCTTTAAACCCGGTGGTTGAGCTCTCTGTACTTTTGGGTATTATTTCAATCATAAAGGCAAATGATCCAGAAGCAAGGGTTATGATAAATCTTGAATGCGATAACCCAAATTGGGAATATTTCCTTAAGTTTTTTACTGAAAACAAATTGTCATTTGATATTATTGGCATTGATTTCTATCCCTGTTATAGCCCTGTATTTTCTCCAGATGACCATATTTTTAGTGAACCAGAAAGAATCCTTAAATTGAGTGAGATTATAGATAAGGCATCAGAATTTAAAAAGGATGTTATTGTTGCAGAGACAGGCTATCCTTCACCTAAAGGGCTATACACTTATGAAAACCAGGCATCATATATCCATCAAGCTTGCCAAGTTGCCTTATCCTCAAAGGCAAAGGGGCTATTTATTTGGGAATTTGCTGACCAATACTCAAAAAAACCAGAATTTCCAGAATACTATTTTGGTCTTCTGGATAATAATAGAAAGCTAAAGCTCGCAGGAGAGGTTTATAAAAATGAGATAAAAAGGGAAGGTCAAACAATCATTATCTCTGTAAAGGGCATTCTCTTTAGGGAGAAAAAGCAAGGGATTGAGGTTTATATAAACA
This bacterium DNA region includes the following protein-coding sequences:
- a CDS encoding beta-galactosidase, translating into MRDDFIFGVTLCEVPAEVKEKDLEKLKELGVNGLRLHFSWKDIEKEKEKFDFSFYDSLIDKAKENGFFVIAGIGSGYSSMLPFWIVEEIKDELNVFSYIPKLSRFVNEAVEQFKGKIDIWQAENEINHTSFHVVNGWREKSWALNPVVELSVLLGIISIIKANDPEARVMINLECDNPNWEYFLKFFTENKLSFDIIGIDFYPCYSPVFSPDDHIFSEPERILKLSEIIDKASEFKKDVIVAETGYPSPKGLYTYENQASYIHQACQVALSSKAKGLFIWEFADQYSKKPEFPEYYFGLLDNNRKLKLAGEVYKNEIKREGQTIIISVKGILFREKKQGIEVYINNGFVGKTNCDGFFISENLKEGEYKIAVKGLLPWQVTSKKIKLDKGISESIKFIL